A stretch of the Clostridium fungisolvens genome encodes the following:
- a CDS encoding class D sortase has translation MKKKIINIVAVILIVSGITMIGATIFMKYTAHKRQAELRASFEKMDDDSKSNLGSNEDKTTSKDSNSDNKNNQSNVKPIALLIIPKIDINVAVGEGTDDDLLRYAVGHFKNTALPGEKGNLCLAGHRNFTYAEYFKDLNKLEKNDEIIVKTKDKEFTYLVTTSFIVNPDEVDVLSPTKDETITLVTCTIGAKQRLIVKGSLKK, from the coding sequence ATGAAAAAGAAAATTATTAATATAGTAGCAGTTATATTAATAGTATCAGGAATAACAATGATAGGTGCAACTATTTTTATGAAATATACTGCCCATAAAAGGCAAGCTGAACTAAGAGCATCCTTTGAGAAAATGGATGATGATAGTAAAAGTAATTTAGGATCAAATGAAGATAAAACTACATCGAAAGATTCTAATAGTGATAATAAAAATAATCAATCTAATGTTAAACCAATAGCGCTGCTTATAATACCTAAAATTGATATAAATGTTGCAGTTGGAGAAGGGACAGATGATGATTTACTCAGATATGCAGTTGGACATTTTAAAAACACTGCATTACCAGGAGAAAAAGGAAACCTATGTCTAGCAGGACACAGAAACTTTACCTATGCAGAATATTTTAAAGACTTAAATAAGCTTGAAAAAAACGATGAAATAATAGTAAAGACTAAGGATAAAGAATTTACTTATTTAGTAACAACAAGTTTTATTGTAAATCCAGATGAGGTAGATGTGTTAAGTCCTACGAAGGATGAGACAATAACACTGGTTACATGCACTATTGGAGCTAAACAGAGACTTATTGTGAAAGGAAGCTTAAAGAAATGA
- the ispF gene encoding 2-C-methyl-D-erythritol 2,4-cyclodiphosphate synthase: MRIGMGYDVHKLVEGRDLIMGGVNIPFHIGLLGHSDADVLLHAIMDALLGAASLGDIGKHFPDTDDKFKGASSIKLLSEVNKLLLDHNYKIVNIDSTVIAQRPKLAPFIYEMRVNISSTLGISIDQVNVKATTEEGLGFTGNGQGISAQAICLID; the protein is encoded by the coding sequence ATGAGAATAGGCATGGGATACGATGTTCATAAGCTTGTAGAAGGAAGAGACCTTATAATGGGTGGGGTAAACATTCCATTTCACATTGGTCTATTAGGGCACTCAGATGCTGATGTACTGCTTCATGCTATTATGGATGCACTACTTGGAGCTGCTTCATTAGGTGATATTGGAAAGCACTTTCCCGATACCGATGACAAGTTTAAAGGAGCATCTAGTATAAAATTACTTTCGGAAGTAAACAAATTGCTATTAGATCATAACTATAAAATAGTTAATATAGACTCCACTGTTATTGCTCAAAGACCTAAACTTGCTCCTTTCATCTATGAAATGAGAGTAAATATTTCTTCTACTTTAGGTATTTCTATAGATCAAGTTAATGTAAAGGCAACTACTGAAGAAGGTTTGGGCTTCACGGGTAATGGGCAAGGTATATCTGCACAAGCTATATGTTTAATAGATTAA
- the rluF gene encoding 23S rRNA pseudouridine(2604) synthase RluF, with amino-acid sequence MKSNIKKKNVVIHNEKKEELRINKYISETGICSRREADKLIEQGRVTIDGQIATTGTKVGLNQKVLIDGKPIAKENEAVYIVLNKPVGITCTTEKKIKGNIVDFVNHKKRIFPIGRLDKDSQGLILLTNDGDIVNKILRAGNNHEKEYIVTVNKPITDEFITNMAKGVPVLGVITKKCVVKREGKNVFRIVLTQGLNRQIRRMCEYFGYKVVKLERIRIMNINLGNLKIGQWRELNRKEIDGINKLISDSVKTEEASTP; translated from the coding sequence ATGAAGAGCAACATCAAGAAGAAGAATGTAGTTATACATAATGAAAAAAAAGAAGAATTAAGGATAAATAAGTATATAAGCGAGACAGGTATATGTTCTAGAAGGGAAGCTGATAAGTTAATAGAACAGGGAAGAGTAACTATAGATGGTCAAATTGCTACCACTGGAACTAAAGTAGGATTAAATCAAAAAGTTTTAATAGATGGAAAACCAATTGCAAAAGAAAACGAAGCGGTCTATATAGTTTTAAATAAGCCTGTCGGTATAACCTGTACTACTGAAAAAAAGATTAAAGGAAATATAGTGGATTTTGTGAATCATAAAAAGAGAATATTCCCTATTGGAAGGTTAGATAAAGATTCACAAGGACTTATTTTACTAACTAATGATGGGGATATAGTTAATAAGATTTTAAGAGCTGGTAATAACCATGAAAAAGAGTATATTGTAACGGTAAATAAACCTATTACAGATGAATTCATAACTAATATGGCTAAAGGAGTTCCTGTTTTAGGAGTCATAACAAAGAAGTGCGTTGTAAAAAGAGAAGGCAAAAATGTATTTAGAATAGTGCTCACCCAAGGGCTAAATAGACAAATCAGAAGAATGTGTGAGTATTTTGGTTACAAGGTTGTAAAGCTAGAAAGAATAAGAATAATGAATATTAATCTTGGAAACTTGAAGATTGGACAGTGGAGAGAACTAAACCGTAAAGAGATAGACGGCATAAATAAGTTGATCTCTGATTCAGTAAAAACTGAAGAAGCCTCTACACCTTAA
- a CDS encoding polysaccharide deacetylase family protein, with amino-acid sequence MNKKDSLLSIACIIVTALIILVVLIGQSLRIEKKLGFLPQLKIAQENENIPIKSVISSDTYSIERCTFTTESVLTKFDGANLTTADIGIPILCYHDVNPTKGNNLLLNPDKFRQQMKYLKDNGYFTLTMDELYGYLRENTAIPSKSIVLTFDDGYIGNYTYAYPVLKEFGFTATIFMISECVDKDSYLTSGQIKELSEYGIDIESHTTDHSDLTKLSLSKQIDIMKESKYSLEKLLNKPINYIAYPYGKLNNNAKEAAAAAGYKMAFNVQGTLTDKKDNIYNLDRFYIGNNFSMSDFIRIVTLKRT; translated from the coding sequence ATGAATAAAAAAGATTCGTTACTATCTATAGCATGTATAATTGTTACGGCATTAATTATCTTAGTTGTATTAATTGGGCAATCATTAAGAATTGAAAAAAAGTTAGGTTTTTTGCCACAATTGAAAATTGCTCAAGAAAATGAAAATATCCCCATAAAATCTGTGATATCTAGTGATACCTATTCTATAGAAAGATGCACTTTCACTACTGAAAGTGTTCTTACTAAATTCGACGGTGCTAACCTTACTACCGCTGACATTGGTATTCCGATTTTATGCTATCATGATGTTAATCCTACTAAAGGTAATAATCTTTTGCTTAATCCTGATAAATTTAGGCAACAGATGAAATACTTAAAAGACAATGGCTATTTTACACTTACAATGGATGAGCTTTACGGATATTTAAGAGAAAATACAGCCATCCCATCAAAATCAATAGTACTAACCTTTGATGATGGCTATATAGGTAATTATACATATGCATACCCTGTACTTAAAGAATTCGGGTTTACTGCAACTATATTTATGATAAGTGAGTGTGTGGATAAGGATTCATACTTAACTTCTGGTCAAATTAAAGAGCTTTCAGAATATGGCATTGATATAGAAAGTCATACTACAGATCATTCAGATCTTACCAAGCTCAGTTTATCAAAACAGATTGATATAATGAAGGAATCAAAATATTCACTTGAAAAACTCTTAAACAAACCAATTAACTATATAGCATATCCATACGGTAAACTAAATAATAATGCTAAGGAGGCAGCTGCTGCTGCTGGATATAAAATGGCTTTTAATGTTCAAGGAACTTTAACTGATAAAAAAGATAACATATACAACTTAGATAGGTTTTACATAGGCAACAATTTTTCTATGAGCGATTTCATAAGAATAGTTACTTTGAAACGAACTTAA
- a CDS encoding sensor histidine kinase, with the protein MFNNKISRFKLISLIIIMQVIVIVICYYCLNIMENFKYSIILFCSILIVVTIILFIAYNLKRNEIKKLENIISEHENTINKLIVYKKSEEEQFELLSDVSHELRTPLTSIIGFAKIINRRLNKVIIPFITNENNNEQSDKSEISKAVLGINKISENIEIIISESERLTSLINNLLDFSKLRSDKIDWKVEKTDLREVISKGILISYSLLDNKDLELNDEIDENIPFVYVDKNKILQVIINLLSNAIKFTERGKIICRAKMYNKNEVLISVEDTGSGIPEQYYTKIFRRFEQIPNDSQKTQGSGLGLVICKAIVEKHGGSIWLESEVNRGSVFYFTIPVNQTEGE; encoded by the coding sequence ATGTTCAATAACAAGATAAGCAGATTTAAATTAATATCTTTAATAATAATCATGCAGGTAATTGTAATAGTTATATGTTATTATTGTCTAAACATTATGGAGAATTTTAAATACAGCATAATATTATTTTGTAGTATATTAATAGTAGTAACAATTATATTGTTTATAGCTTATAATTTAAAAAGGAATGAAATAAAGAAACTTGAAAATATAATAAGTGAACACGAAAATACGATAAATAAATTGATAGTCTATAAAAAAAGTGAAGAAGAGCAGTTTGAGCTGTTATCAGATGTATCTCATGAGTTAAGAACACCACTTACATCTATTATAGGATTTGCAAAGATAATAAATAGAAGACTTAATAAGGTGATAATTCCATTTATAACAAATGAAAATAATAATGAGCAGAGTGATAAAAGCGAAATTAGTAAAGCGGTTTTAGGTATCAATAAGATAAGCGAAAATATAGAAATTATAATATCAGAAAGTGAGAGATTGACTTCACTTATAAATAATTTACTGGATTTCTCAAAGCTTAGATCAGACAAAATTGATTGGAAAGTAGAGAAGACAGATTTAAGAGAGGTAATAAGTAAAGGTATACTGATATCTTATTCTCTTTTAGACAATAAGGATTTAGAACTAAATGATGAAATCGATGAAAATATCCCCTTTGTATATGTGGATAAAAATAAAATTTTACAAGTTATAATTAATCTACTATCTAATGCAATTAAGTTTACTGAAAGAGGAAAGATAATTTGTAGAGCAAAAATGTATAATAAAAATGAAGTTCTTATAAGTGTTGAAGATACTGGATCAGGTATACCAGAGCAGTATTATACAAAAATCTTTAGAAGATTTGAGCAGATTCCAAATGATTCCCAAAAGACTCAGGGGTCAGGTCTTGGACTAGTCATATGCAAAGCAATTGTAGAAAAGCATGGAGGCAGTATTTGGCTTGAGAGTGAGGTAAATAGAGGAAGTGTTTTTTATTTTACTATACCTGTAAATCAGACAGAAGGTGAATAA
- a CDS encoding response regulator, producing the protein MKKLMIVDDDNNIRLLIKQTLEELEGIEISEANNAEDALYMVQQIKPDLILLDVTLPNMNGYQFVEKIKQSPELENIKIFMITAKAQEKEINKGIGLGANLYITKPFDPEYLLINTCEYLNINIE; encoded by the coding sequence ATGAAAAAGTTAATGATAGTAGATGATGATAATAATATAAGGTTATTAATAAAACAGACTCTTGAAGAACTAGAGGGTATTGAGATTAGTGAAGCAAATAATGCTGAGGATGCTCTATATATGGTGCAGCAGATTAAACCAGATTTAATTCTGTTAGATGTTACTCTACCTAATATGAATGGATATCAATTTGTTGAGAAAATAAAGCAGTCCCCAGAGCTTGAAAATATTAAAATATTTATGATAACGGCAAAAGCACAAGAAAAGGAGATAAATAAAGGCATAGGGCTAGGAGCGAATTTGTACATAACAAAGCCTTTTGATCCAGAATATTTACTTATAAATACCTGTGAATATTTAAATATAAATATTGAATAA
- a CDS encoding polysaccharide deacetylase family protein: MKKKDTFLSIACIILAISIIFVVFTGQSARKNISSSTPEIKITAKEITEVPSTTDKVVADTKETSTDNSNKDRFSGLKLTKDDNGLPILCYHDINPVKGTDLVLDPAKFKEQMKYLKDNGYFPITLDELYGYFKEDKGIPEKSIVITFDDGYVGTYTYAFPILKEFGFKATIFMISGSINNPAYLNVEQLKELSNYGIDIQNHFGEVSNTSKLNIDKQIDMLKKSKQTLEGFLGKTISYVAFSSSNLSEDSKKAAEQVGYKMSFNLQSNTLTLADKKDNIYNLDRLYIGNKHSLNDFIKILNTKKK, encoded by the coding sequence ATGAAAAAGAAGGATACCTTTTTATCTATAGCATGCATAATTCTTGCTATATCTATTATTTTTGTTGTTTTCACAGGTCAGTCAGCAAGAAAAAATATTAGCTCCTCTACTCCAGAGATAAAAATTACTGCAAAAGAAATCACTGAAGTACCAAGCACTACGGATAAGGTTGTTGCTGATACTAAAGAGACTTCAACAGATAATTCTAATAAAGATAGATTTTCAGGATTAAAGCTTACAAAAGATGACAATGGATTACCTATCTTATGCTATCATGATATAAATCCAGTTAAAGGAACAGATTTAGTTCTAGACCCTGCTAAATTCAAGGAACAAATGAAATACTTAAAAGATAATGGTTATTTTCCAATAACATTGGACGAGCTTTATGGTTATTTCAAAGAAGATAAGGGTATCCCAGAGAAATCAATAGTTATTACTTTCGATGATGGTTATGTAGGTACATATACATATGCTTTTCCTATACTAAAGGAATTTGGCTTTAAGGCTACTATATTTATGATAAGTGGTTCCATAAATAATCCGGCATATTTAAATGTTGAACAACTTAAAGAGCTTTCAAACTATGGTATAGATATACAAAACCATTTTGGTGAAGTTTCTAATACATCCAAACTTAATATAGATAAACAAATTGATATGTTAAAGAAATCAAAACAGACTCTTGAAGGATTTCTAGGTAAAACTATAAGTTATGTAGCTTTCTCATCTTCTAACTTAAGTGAAGATTCAAAAAAGGCAGCAGAACAAGTTGGATACAAAATGTCTTTTAATCTTCAAAGCAATACATTAACCTTAGCAGATAAGAAAGATAACATATATAATTTAGATAGGTTATACATAGGAAATAAGCATTCACTAAATGATTTTATTAAGATATTAAATACTAAGAAAAAATAA
- a CDS encoding anti-sigma factor domain-containing protein codes for MDGFSKDKYIFSSRPKIKVVKDIDFSYGKQVSLFVKELRLYGITNKNLINRTPKYETRNYLLNIALFVVENNSLFEEIVSKRDIQISKLSRVTGASKSIIENWRDYLISYIVLLSNPNYINLREYINIQERADNEVGISTNVNLTPNDMEYTGISIKNEKRYSDILTSMGEFIRIKNNDSDKKIGQELDGKERKTFKHYSKIVAFLAVIIIVASSVAIYLYNENYTTLVINSNAKIVFEINRFGRINEAYSQNANNQNMIDDLKLQHDNVDDGVTKLFKYLNEQKKLSDKDILLVISGHKLDDGDLQNLEQYIRDNNEQKDNKKIKITINNMGNEKKIDY; via the coding sequence ATGGATGGATTCAGTAAAGACAAATATATATTTTCATCAAGACCTAAGATAAAGGTCGTTAAAGATATTGACTTTTCTTACGGAAAGCAAGTTTCATTATTTGTTAAAGAGTTAAGATTATATGGGATTACAAATAAAAATCTTATAAATAGAACACCTAAATACGAAACAAGAAATTATTTGCTAAATATAGCTTTATTTGTAGTAGAGAATAATTCTCTTTTTGAAGAAATTGTTTCAAAAAGAGACATACAGATTTCTAAGCTTTCAAGAGTTACAGGTGCTTCTAAGAGTATAATTGAAAATTGGAGAGATTATTTAATTTCGTATATTGTATTACTTTCTAACCCAAATTATATTAATCTTAGAGAGTATATTAATATCCAAGAGAGAGCTGATAATGAAGTTGGTATATCAACTAATGTAAACCTAACTCCAAATGATATGGAGTACACAGGGATTTCTATAAAAAATGAAAAAAGATATTCAGATATCCTAACTAGTATGGGAGAATTTATTAGAATAAAGAATAATGATTCAGATAAAAAAATAGGACAAGAGTTGGATGGAAAAGAAAGAAAAACTTTTAAGCATTATAGCAAAATAGTAGCATTTTTAGCTGTTATTATTATAGTTGCAAGTTCAGTAGCTATTTATTTATATAATGAAAATTATACAACTTTAGTTATTAATTCAAATGCTAAGATTGTATTTGAAATAAATAGATTTGGTAGAATAAATGAAGCTTACTCTCAAAACGCCAATAATCAAAACATGATTGATGACTTAAAGTTGCAGCATGATAATGTTGATGATGGGGTTACTAAGCTTTTTAAATATCTAAATGAACAGAAAAAGTTATCAGATAAAGATATATTACTAGTTATTTCTGGGCATAAATTAGATGATGGTGATTTGCAAAACTTAGAGCAATATATACGAGATAATAATGAACAAAAGGATAATAAGAAAATTAAAATAACCATAAATAATATGGGCAACGAAAAAAAGATAGATTACTAA